One region of Mangifera indica cultivar Alphonso chromosome 3, CATAS_Mindica_2.1, whole genome shotgun sequence genomic DNA includes:
- the LOC123210828 gene encoding heavy metal-associated isoprenylated plant protein 33-like produces the protein MSKEEFMKIQTCVLKVNIHCDGCKSKVKKILQKIDGVFKTTIDAELGKVTVSGNVDHNLLIKKLQKAGKHAELWGAQKPNSNNNQLKNMQLDSGKNGTKGQKGGNINPPKGGGGIGGGGGGGGCGQRNQQQQQVQQMKGFQDLKGPAFKEMKMPLKDQNQKSVKFNLPGDDDLSDFDDDDAEFEDYELEDELDDEFDEPLPPMNKPIMGNGRQGIPDNIMMMMMNGNNGGGGSQNGKKGGGGGGGGGGGSVPVQVNMGNSEGKNGNGGKKGGAAGGGGGGGGNNQNQRGKNGKNGGGFPQNGNNGGGGANNNKNGNNGAGGGGNGNIMNGNASKKGHNGGGGGGGGMNDGFQNTGGPVPQGVMPNIKVGQMGNMPMGPIGNIPAVQGLPAAAIAGGAGAGGGGGGGGYFQGAGPDLMPGNPYHQQQYMAAVMNQQRAMGNERSQPMMYARPPPAVNYVPPHPYNPYPYPYPYPSFVPHPNQPQDPSYTHFFSDENALSCNIM, from the exons atgagtAAAGAAGAGTTTATGAAGATTCAG ACTTGTGTTCTGAAAGTGAACATCCACTGTGATGGTTGTAAGAGCAAAGTGAAGAAAATCTTGCAGAAAATTGATG GGGTGTTCAAAACTACCATCGATGCAGAGCTTGGGAAGGTGACAGTTTCGGGGAATGTAGACCATAACCTTCTAATAAAGAAGCTTCAGAAAGCAGGTAAACATGCGGAGCTATGGGGAGCTCAGAAGCCAAACAGCAATAATAACCAGTTGAAGAACATGCAACTTGACAGTGGCAAAAATGGCACGAAAGGCCAAAAGGGTGGTAATATTAACCCGCCCAAAGGCGGCGGCGGCATTGgcggtggaggtggaggtggtggATGCGGTCAGCGGAaccagcagcagcagcaagTTCAGCAAATGAAAGGGTTTCAAGATCTGAAGGGCCCGGCTTTTAAAGAGATGAAGATGCCTTTGAAGGACCAGAACCAGAAGAGTGTCAAGTTTAATCTTCCTGGAGATGAtgatttgagtgattttgatgatgatgatgctgaGTTTGAGGATTATGAACTTGAAGATGAGCTTGATGATGAATTTGATGAGCCTCTTCCTCCGATGAACAAGCCGATTATGGGTAACGGCCGACAGGGTATTCCTGATAacattatgatgatgatgatgaacgGGAATAATGGCGGTGGTGGTAGCCAAAATGGTAAAAAAGGAGGCGGTGGCGGTGGAGGTGGGGGTGGGGGAAGTGTTCCTGTTCAGGTAAATATGGGTAACAGTGAGGGTAAAAATGGAAATGGCGGTAAGAAAGGTGGTGCTGCCGGCGGTGGCGGTGGCGGTGGCGGGAATAATCAGAACCAACGTGGCAAGAATGGTAAAAACGGTGGTGGGTTCCCTCAAAATGGAAATAATGGTGGAGGTGGggctaataataataagaatggTAATAATGGAGCTGGTGGTGGTGGAAACGGTAACATCATGAATGGAAATGCGAGCAAAAAGGGACATAacggcggcggcggcggcggtggTGGAATGAATGATGGGTTTCAGAACACGGGTGGGCCTGTCCCTCAAGGTGTGATGCCTAACATTAAGGTGGGTCAAATGGGCAACATGCCAATGGGCCCAATAGGCAACATCCCAGCTGTTCAAGGCCTTCCCGCAGCTGCCATAGCTGGTGGTGCTGGTGCaggtggtggaggtggtggtggtggttacTTTCAGGGAGCCGGGCCGGATCTTATGCCCGGTAACCCTTATCACCAACAGCAATACATGGCTGCTGTAATGAATCAACAACGTGCAATGGGCAATGAAAGGTCCCAGCCCATGATGTATGCAAGGCCACCTCCGGCAGTCAATTACGTGCCCCCACACCCTTACAACCCGTACCCGTACCCGTACCCATATCCATCTTTTGTCCCGCATCCGAACCAACCTCAGGACCCATCTTATACCCACTTCTTCAGTGATGAAAACGCCTTAAGTTGCAATATCATGTGA
- the LOC123211765 gene encoding LOW QUALITY PROTEIN: probable E3 ubiquitin-protein ligase LUL4 (The sequence of the model RefSeq protein was modified relative to this genomic sequence to represent the inferred CDS: deleted 2 bases in 1 codon) produces the protein MGSFRINHQFHYQPPYYANQAHRWPTNKPQVGPATPPPYVDHQSAKKVRNDVNVHKDTLKIEVDEQNPDHVLVSFVFDAMFDGGITILYFVKEEANCRFVPLFPEAYVPVRVPFKKGLGQKFCQPSGTGIDLGFFELDDLSKPSPGEDVFPLVTSVETNVTSPSSNEHFGDPEPNTAAHMQMTQAVLEKSNDTSFLAKVIRQILWVDGVCYELHEIYGVGSSAAEGFDDSDPGKKYVICMTEPKDTAVLPCRHMCMCSECAKALRLQSNKCPICRQPIQELIEIKINSGDDQ, from the exons ATGGGCAGCTTCAGAATCAACCACCAGTTTCATTACCAGCCTCCTTACTACGCTAACCAGGCCCATCGATGGCCCACTAACAAGCCTCAAGTGGGCCCCGCAACACCGCCGCCTTATGTTGATCATCAGAGTGCAAAGAAGGTGAGGAATGATGTGAATGTTCACAAGGATACGTTGAAGATTGAAGTGGATGAGCAGAATCCGGACCATGTCTTGGTTTCATTTGTCTTTGATGCCATGTTTGATGGGGG CATCACTATTTTGTACTTTGTCAAGGAAGAGGCAAATTGTAGATTTGTTCCACTGTTTCCCGAAGCCTATGTGCCAGTGAGAGttcccttt aaaaaaggattgGGCCAGAAATTTTGTCAGCCTTCAGGCACAGGCATTGACCTTGGCTTCTTTGAATTGGATGATCTCTCTAAACCATCGCCAGGAGAAGATGTATTTCCTCTTGTAACATCTGTTGAAACAAATGTGACATCACCTTCCAGCAATGAACATTTTGGTGATCCTGAGCCAAATACAGCTGCTCATATGCAGATGACTCAAGCTGTTCTAGAAAAGAGCAATGACACTTCATTCCTAGCAAAAGTAATAAGGCAGATATTATGGGTTGATGGAGTTTGCTATGAGTTACATGAGATATATGGAGTAGGAAGCTCAGCAGCTGAGGGTTTTGATGACAGTGACCCAGGGAAGAAATATGTGATTTGCATGACTGAACCTAAGGATACTGCTGTGCTACCTTGCAGACATATG TGTATGTGCAGTGAGTGTGCAAAGGCATTGCGGCTTCAGTCAAATAAGTGCCCCATATGCCGCCAGCCCATTCAGGAACTTATAGAGATCAAGATAAATAGTGGTGATGATCAATGA
- the LOC123211766 gene encoding TVP38/TMEM64 family membrane protein slr0305-like yields the protein MAFTWGSALRITLLILLFAAIVFACFTLPVEKILKDFLIWVEQDLGPWGPLVLAAAYIPLTVLAVPASVLTLGGGYLFGLPVGFVADSIGATVGAGAAFLLGRTIGKSFVVSKLKDYPQFRSVAIAIQRSGFKIVLLLRLVPLIPFNMLNYLLSVTPVPLGEYMLASWIGMMPITLALVYVGTTLKDLSDVTHGWNKFSKTRWAFLISGLLVSVILLVCVTKVAKSALEKALAEDKDIDGVLGSPQLPIVGETPVDLNQPLLIKVENVDDNHEK from the exons ATGGCTTTCACCTGGGGTTCTGCTCTTCGGATCACTCTTTTGATTCTTCTTTTTGCCGCTATTGTTTTCGCTTGTTTTACTCTCCCTGTTGAAAAG ATATTGAAGGACTTTCTAATATGGGTTGAACAGGATCTTGGGCCTTGGGGTCCGCTTGTGTT GGCTGCTGCATATATTCCTCTGACAGTTTTGGCAGTCCCAGCATCCGTGCTTACT CTTGGTGGTGGTTATCTTTTTGGCCTGCCAGTGGGTTTTGTTGCAGATTCTATTGGTGCAACTGTTGGTGCTGGAGCTGCATTTCTTCTTGGCCGAACG ATTGGTAAATCGTTTGTTGTTTCTAAGTTGAAAGATTATCCACAATTTCGGTCAGTTGCCATCGCCATTCAGAGATCTGGTTTTAAG ATTGTTTTGCTGCTTCGGCTTGTTCCATTGATCCCATTCAATATGTTGAATTACCTCCTATCTGTGACTCCTGTTCCGCTAGGAGAATACATGCTAGCTTCCTGGATAGGAATGATg CCGATAACTCTTGCGTTAGTTTATGTCGGAACGACTCTCAAGGATCTTTCTGATGTGACACATGGATGGAACAAGTTCTCTAAAACTCGTTGG GCATTTCTCATTTCAGGTCTTCTGGTATCTG TAATTTTACTGGTTTGTGTTACGAAAGTTGCTAAGTCTGCTTTGGAGAAAGCTTTGGCCGAAGACAAGGATATAGATGGTGTTTTAGGCTCACCGCAGCTGCCAATCGTGGGTGAAACACCTGTGGATCTCAATCAACCTCTCTTAATCAAGGTAGAGAATGTAGATGACAatcatgaaaaatga
- the LOC123210237 gene encoding UPF0613 protein PB24D3.06c-like, whose product MNHSLSSSSLSSTSNSSSSSSSSTTTSSTSWFSGIVRGRSFRSSSAKVSNNALPSGLDFLGPVKGRNQFRGVLFKYGPKPTQVAFKTGEYKQQVIFIGGLTDGFFATEYLEPLAIALDKERWSLVQLLMSSSYTGYGISSLKQDAMDLDQLIGYLINKEDSEGVVLLGHSTGCQDIIHYMRTNAACSRAVRAAILQAPVSDREYRATFPETAAMIDLASSMIKEGRESELMPREAESSAPITAYRYHSLCAYMGNDDMFSSDLTDDQLRQRLGHMANTHCQVIFSMADEYVPEYVDKKALVERLCKALGGAEKVEVEHGNHSLSNRSQEAVQAIMAFVKREGPKGWDDPWS is encoded by the exons ATGAATCATtcactctcttcttcttctttatcctCAACATCGAAttcgtcttcttcttcctcttcatcaacaacaacatcatcaACTTCATGGTTCTCGGGGATTGTCCGAGGCCGCTCTTTTAGGTCTTCAAGTGCCAAAGTTTCTAACAATGCCTTGCCCTCCGGCCTGGATTTCTTAGGTCCGGTCAAGGGAAGGAACCAGTTTCGTGGAGTTCTCTTTAAGTACGGTCCCAAGCCTACCCAG GTTGCCTTTAAAACTGGTGAATATAAACAACAAGTTATTTTTATTGGTGGATTAACTGATGGTTTTTTTGCAACTGA ATACTTGGAACCTCTTGCAATCGCTTTGGACAAAGAGAGATGGTCACTTGTGCAGCTACTTATGTCATCTTCATATACTGGATATGGCATTTCCAGTTTGAAACAA GATGCCATGGATCTTGATCAGCTTATCGGTTATCTGATTAACAAAGAAGACTCTGAGGGTGTGGTACTACTTGGTCATAGTACGGGTTGTCAG GATATCATCCATTATATGCGTACAAATGCAGCATGTTCAAGAGCAGTGCGTGCTGCAATTTTGCAG gctCCAGTCAGTGATAGGGAATATAGGGCAACTTTTCCTGAAACGGCTGCCATGATTGACTTGGCTTCAAGCATGATAAAAGAAGGCCGAGAGTCAGAATTAATGCCCAGGGAAGCAGAATCATCTGCTCCTATTACAGCTTATAG GTATCACTCTCTTTGTGCCTACATGGGCAATGATGACATGTTCAGTTCTGACCTTACCGACGATCAGCTGAGACAGAGACTTGGTCATATGGCTAATACACACTGCCAG GTTATATTTTCTATGGCTGATGAATATGTTCCAGAGTATGTTGATAAAAAAGCATTGGTTGAAAG ATTATGCAAAGCTTTGGGCGGAGCAGAGAAAGTTGAGGTTGAACATGGGAATCACTCCCTTTCTAACAGATCCCAGGAAGCTGTTCAGGCAATAATGGCCTTTGTCAAAAGAGAAGGACCAAAAGGCTGGGATGATCCATGGAGCTAG